One window from the genome of Actinomycetota bacterium encodes:
- the nuoL gene encoding NADH-quinone oxidoreductase subunit L: MLKTLFLVPLLPFAGFITLVLGGHRLSRTGIAVVGIGSVGLSALVALPLGIDFLISPPPGHVYSQTLWTWMQVGGFAPGISFYLDALSLVMIMVITFVSFLIHLYSGGFMIGDEGYRRFFAYMNLFVGSMLLLVLADNLVLLYLGWEGVGLCSYLLIGFWYGDPTNGRAARKAFLVTRVGDTSMAVALFLLFANLGTLQIQELMRQASAQWQTGSGLAVAAAALLLGGALGKSAQLPLQTWLPDAMAGPTPVSALIHAATMVTAGVYLIARTHVLFTLAPGIQHLVAIIGAATLLLAGFSALTQRDIKRVLAYSTISQIGYMFLALGVGAWSAAIFHFMTHAFFKALLFLGAGVVILGLEDEHDMFKMGGLRQQIPLVFWTFLIGSASLAALPLVTAGFYSKDLILWDSWSSSTGSPWLWTAGLVGAFLTSIYTFRMVFLTFFGRGGAHIGRKPGVGMKVPLVVLAFLSLAGGFVEVPDLPFFSDFLHHALPPLDQVGESGGFQLGLELIAGAVSLAGIYLAYFLFLRRPQHAESLAATSAGRVLNRWWFSGWGFDWLYEKVFVIPYVWLARTGRRDYFDLVFTGMARLAREMSRLLSKTQSGRVRWYAAGIAAGAVVILALTVNL, translated from the coding sequence GTGCTTAAGACACTATTCCTGGTCCCCCTCCTCCCCTTTGCCGGCTTTATAACGCTGGTGCTGGGCGGCCACCGGCTTTCCCGGACAGGTATTGCCGTGGTTGGCATCGGTTCGGTAGGCCTGTCGGCGCTAGTTGCCCTGCCCCTGGGTATTGATTTTCTGATTTCACCGCCGCCGGGGCACGTCTACTCGCAAACCCTCTGGACCTGGATGCAGGTAGGCGGTTTCGCGCCGGGAATTTCCTTCTATCTGGACGCGCTCTCGCTGGTGATGATCATGGTGATAACCTTTGTCAGTTTCCTGATCCACCTTTATTCTGGTGGTTTCATGATTGGCGATGAAGGCTACCGGCGCTTCTTCGCATACATGAATCTTTTTGTCGGTTCCATGTTGTTGCTGGTGCTGGCGGACAATCTCGTCCTTCTTTACCTGGGCTGGGAGGGTGTGGGCCTTTGCAGCTATCTGCTGATCGGTTTCTGGTACGGGGATCCCACCAACGGACGCGCGGCCCGCAAGGCTTTTCTGGTTACGCGCGTGGGCGACACTTCTATGGCCGTGGCCCTTTTCCTCCTGTTTGCCAACCTGGGTACGCTGCAAATTCAAGAACTCATGCGGCAGGCCTCGGCGCAGTGGCAGACCGGCTCGGGCCTGGCGGTGGCGGCGGCGGCGCTGTTACTGGGAGGCGCCCTGGGCAAGTCTGCGCAGCTGCCTTTGCAAACATGGCTGCCGGACGCCATGGCCGGCCCCACGCCCGTGAGCGCCCTGATTCACGCGGCAACCATGGTGACGGCCGGCGTATACCTTATCGCCCGCACCCATGTGCTTTTCACCCTGGCGCCAGGCATCCAGCACCTTGTGGCCATCATCGGCGCCGCCACTCTGCTGCTGGCGGGATTCAGCGCTTTGACCCAAAGGGACATAAAGCGGGTGCTGGCCTACTCGACCATCAGCCAGATCGGCTACATGTTCCTGGCCCTGGGCGTGGGCGCCTGGTCAGCCGCCATTTTCCATTTCATGACCCATGCCTTCTTCAAGGCGCTTCTCTTCCTGGGGGCGGGTGTAGTAATCCTGGGGCTGGAGGACGAGCACGACATGTTCAAGATGGGAGGTTTGCGCCAGCAAATACCGCTCGTTTTCTGGACCTTCCTGATCGGCTCCGCCTCCCTGGCGGCGTTGCCCCTTGTGACTGCGGGGTTTTACAGCAAGGACCTGATTCTTTGGGATTCCTGGTCTTCGTCGACGGGGAGCCCCTGGTTGTGGACGGCGGGGCTGGTTGGGGCTTTTTTGACATCAATATATACATTTCGCATGGTATTTCTCACTTTTTTCGGCCGCGGCGGGGCGCATATTGGCAGAAAGCCTGGGGTTGGCATGAAGGTTCCCCTGGTGGTGCTGGCTTTTCTTTCCCTGGCAGGTGGTTTCGTGGAAGTGCCAGACCTGCCGTTTTTCTCTGACTTCTTGCATCACGCTCTGCCGCCCCTGGACCAGGTGGGGGAGAGCGGCGGTTTCCAGCTGGGCCTTGAGCTCATCGCCGGCGCGGTCAGCCTGGCCGGCATTTACTTGGCATACTTCCTGTTCCTGCGCCGGCCACAGCATGCGGAAAGCTTGGCGGCCACCTCCGCAGGCCGTGTTCTTAACCGCTGGTGGTTCTCAGGCTGGGGCTTTGACTGGCTGTACGAGAAGGTTTTCGTCATCCCCTATGTGTGGCTGGCTCGCACCGGCAGGAGAGACTATTTTGATCTCGTCTTCACGGGCATGGCCCGGCTCGCCCGGGAAATGAGCCGGCTGCTGAGTAAAACTCAATCAGGCCGGGTTCGCTGGTACGCGGCCGGCATCGCAGCCGGAGCTGTTGTTATTCTGGCTCTGACGGTGAACTTATGA
- the nuoJ gene encoding NADH-quinone oxidoreductase subunit J: MDIVFYLSAAVAVVATFEVITRYNAVHALLYLIVALLAISLIFFVLGAPFVAALEAIIYAGAIMVLFIFVIMILNLGPQATSQEHAWLNPRMWLGPGALALILVGELFYVMITGSGAQAGTSIVGAREVGISLFGPYLLGVELASFLLLAGLVGAFHLGRRGSYGGPEAADSHTEQDKGES; the protein is encoded by the coding sequence ATGGATATTGTCTTTTACCTATCAGCCGCCGTCGCCGTGGTGGCCACCTTCGAGGTGATCACCCGCTATAACGCCGTGCACGCGTTGCTTTATCTGATCGTCGCGCTGCTGGCGATATCCCTGATTTTTTTCGTTCTGGGAGCCCCTTTCGTTGCTGCCCTGGAGGCCATTATCTACGCCGGGGCGATCATGGTCCTCTTTATCTTCGTAATCATGATTCTTAACCTGGGACCCCAGGCCACCAGCCAGGAGCACGCCTGGCTCAACCCGCGGATGTGGCTGGGCCCGGGCGCCCTCGCGCTCATCCTCGTGGGCGAGCTTTTCTACGTCATGATCACTGGCAGTGGCGCGCAGGCTGGGACCAGCATAGTCGGCGCCAGAGAGGTGGGAATCTCCCTGTTCGGCCCCTACCTGCTGGGCGTGGAGCTGGCATCATTTCTGCTTCTGGCCGGCCTGGTGGGAGCCTTTCATCTAGGCCGGCGCGGTAGTTACGGTGGTCCTGAAGCGGCTGATTCCCATACGGAGCAAGATAAAGGTGAGTCCTGA
- the nuoM gene encoding NADH-quinone oxidoreductase subunit M, whose protein sequence is MILPWLILWLLAGGLLAWVSARWSSSWPRWISLTTLCVHLVALMVLWISFSGQGSFSEPGPWLAELNLPWIPAWGARLHLAMDGVSLLLILLTNFLGIIAVAASWKSIQYRLGFFHFNLLWILAAIAGVFLALDLFLFYFFWELMLVPLYFLIGIWGHENRIYATLKFFIFTQASSLLMLVAILGLYFVHGHGTGAYTFDYPQLIGTSMPHFTEMMLMLGFFTAFAVKLPVVPVHTWLPDAHTEAPTAGSVDLAGLVLKVGAFGMLRFLIPLFPHAASDFSPVAMTLAVAGIIYGAVLAFSQTDLKRMVAYTSISHMGFVLLGIFAWNQLALQGAIIIMLAHGISTGALFVLAGDLQDRLHTRDLNRMGGLWSMMPRMGGTGLLFTMASMGLPGLGNFIGEFLVLLGTYQVNAPLTVLASLGFIVSTVYALWMIQKTFLGENRQGWKPPDYNKRETVIMSAMIAVIVGLGLYPQPVINTARGALETLRGYAPEYRQGPDASHGSEKAAQNSPSRPAAPSGGGRP, encoded by the coding sequence ATGATCTTGCCCTGGCTAATATTGTGGCTGCTGGCGGGAGGCCTCCTGGCCTGGGTCTCGGCCCGCTGGAGCAGTTCCTGGCCGCGCTGGATCTCGCTGACCACACTGTGCGTCCATTTGGTCGCGCTGATGGTTTTATGGATTAGTTTCTCCGGGCAAGGAAGCTTTTCGGAGCCGGGACCTTGGCTGGCCGAGCTCAATCTTCCCTGGATCCCGGCGTGGGGCGCCAGACTTCATCTGGCAATGGACGGCGTCAGCCTGCTGCTGATCCTTCTGACCAATTTTCTAGGGATCATAGCCGTGGCCGCCTCATGGAAAAGCATTCAGTACCGTCTGGGTTTTTTCCATTTTAATTTGTTGTGGATCCTGGCCGCGATCGCCGGCGTATTCTTGGCCCTCGACCTTTTCCTGTTTTACTTCTTCTGGGAGCTGATGCTGGTGCCGCTGTATTTCCTCATCGGCATCTGGGGCCACGAGAACCGTATTTACGCCACGCTTAAATTTTTTATCTTTACCCAGGCCAGCAGTCTGCTGATGCTGGTGGCGATCCTGGGACTTTATTTTGTCCACGGCCACGGCACCGGCGCTTACACCTTCGATTACCCCCAGCTAATCGGCACTTCCATGCCTCACTTCACGGAGATGATGCTGATGCTGGGTTTCTTCACCGCCTTTGCGGTGAAACTGCCGGTGGTGCCGGTGCACACCTGGCTGCCCGACGCCCACACCGAGGCGCCCACAGCCGGCAGCGTCGATCTGGCCGGCCTGGTGCTCAAGGTGGGCGCCTTTGGAATGTTGCGGTTCCTGATACCCCTATTTCCTCACGCCGCCTCTGATTTTTCCCCAGTGGCCATGACACTGGCGGTGGCGGGAATCATTTACGGCGCCGTCCTGGCCTTTTCCCAGACCGACCTCAAGCGCATGGTGGCCTATACCAGCATCAGCCACATGGGGTTTGTCCTGCTGGGAATCTTTGCCTGGAACCAGCTGGCCCTGCAGGGGGCGATAATCATCATGCTTGCCCATGGCATCAGTACCGGAGCCCTGTTTGTGCTCGCTGGCGATCTCCAGGACCGCCTGCATACGCGCGATCTTAACCGCATGGGCGGTCTGTGGTCTATGATGCCCCGCATGGGCGGCACCGGGCTACTTTTTACCATGGCTTCCATGGGATTGCCGGGCCTGGGTAATTTTATCGGCGAATTCCTGGTGCTTTTAGGGACTTATCAGGTTAACGCCCCGCTGACAGTCCTGGCATCGCTAGGTTTCATTGTTTCCACCGTCTACGCCTTGTGGATGATCCAGAAAACCTTTCTTGGCGAGAACCGGCAGGGCTGGAAACCGCCTGATTACAACAAACGTGAAACTGTGATCATGTCGGCGATGATCGCTGTGATCGTTGGTTTGGGACTCTACCCGCAACCCGTGATAAATACCGCCCGCGGGGCGCTGGAAACGCTGCGCGGGTATGCCCCCGAATACCGCCAGGGACCGGATGCGAGTCACGGCAGCGAGAAAGCCGCCCAAAATTCCCCCTCCCGGCCGGCGGCCCCTTCCGGAGGAGGCCGTCCATGA
- the nuoK gene encoding NADH-quinone oxidoreductase subunit NuoK yields MASIPMEYGLMLAGTLFALGLIGVLVRRNVIFMLLAIEIMMNAAGLAFVVAGSRWGQPDGQIMFIFILTMAAVEVAVGLALVLQLFHQFKTLDIDRADRMKG; encoded by the coding sequence ATGGCATCGATTCCCATGGAGTACGGTTTGATGCTGGCGGGCACCCTGTTCGCCCTGGGCCTCATCGGAGTCCTGGTGCGGCGAAACGTGATTTTCATGCTGCTAGCCATCGAAATCATGATGAACGCAGCCGGCCTGGCGTTCGTGGTGGCCGGTTCCCGCTGGGGACAACCTGACGGGCAGATTATGTTCATTTTCATTCTGACCATGGCCGCAGTAGAGGTCGCGGTGGGGCTGGCGCTGGTTCTCCAGCTCTTCCACCAGTTCAAGACCCTCGATATCGACAGGGCGGACAGGATGAAAGGGTAG
- the nuoH gene encoding NADH-quinone oxidoreductase subunit NuoH, protein MHGTVISLILVFTVIVMAMSVSAGLIWLERRLLAVLQDRRGPNRVGPFGLLQVLADMIKILSKEDWIPPFADTAVFVLAPAAILIPVLMSFAVITFAPGIVVADLNIGLLFFLAMSSLTVYGIVLAGWASDSKYSLLGSMRAAAQMLSYEVFMGLSLTGVIMLAGSFDLREIVESQEEMWYVVPQLAGLMVFLAAGIAETRRLPFDLPEAEGELVAGFHSEYSGMKFALFFVEEYLGITLISVLIVVLFFGGWLGPLLPPLAWLALKTLFFICLFILLRATFPRPRYDQLMSFGWKVMLPLALLNLVITGGILLAAS, encoded by the coding sequence ATGCACGGCACCGTTATATCACTCATATTGGTATTTACAGTGATCGTCATGGCTATGTCTGTCAGCGCCGGGCTCATCTGGCTGGAGCGGCGTTTGCTGGCGGTCTTGCAGGACCGCCGCGGTCCCAACCGCGTCGGTCCCTTTGGCCTTCTGCAAGTGCTGGCCGACATGATCAAGATACTTTCCAAGGAGGACTGGATTCCTCCCTTTGCCGACACGGCCGTATTTGTTTTGGCGCCGGCAGCCATTCTGATCCCCGTGCTGATGTCATTCGCCGTGATCACATTTGCCCCCGGGATCGTGGTGGCAGACCTCAACATTGGCCTGCTTTTCTTCCTGGCAATGTCATCGCTGACCGTGTACGGCATCGTTCTGGCGGGCTGGGCCTCGGACAGCAAGTACTCACTGCTGGGCAGCATGCGGGCGGCTGCCCAGATGCTCAGCTACGAAGTGTTCATGGGCCTGTCGCTCACAGGCGTGATCATGCTTGCCGGCTCCTTCGACTTACGGGAAATCGTTGAGTCGCAGGAAGAGATGTGGTATGTTGTGCCCCAGCTTGCCGGTTTGATGGTTTTCCTGGCGGCCGGCATTGCCGAAACCCGGCGGCTGCCGTTTGATCTTCCCGAGGCGGAAGGCGAATTGGTTGCCGGTTTCCACTCCGAGTATTCTGGCATGAAATTTGCCCTCTTCTTTGTAGAAGAATATCTGGGTATCACGCTGATTTCAGTATTAATCGTGGTGCTGTTTTTCGGGGGATGGCTGGGGCCGCTGCTGCCGCCCCTGGCCTGGCTGGCACTCAAAACCCTGTTTTTCATCTGTCTGTTTATTTTGCTGCGCGCCACATTTCCCCGGCCGCGCTACGACCAGCTGATGTCATTTGGCTGGAAGGTCATGCTGCCGCTGGCGCTGCTAAACCTGGTGATTACAGGAGGGATACTGCTTGCGGCCAGCTAG
- a CDS encoding cytochrome ubiquinol oxidase subunit I: MDALELGRLQFAVTTMFHFIFVPLILGLSVLVATMETRYVRTGERLYLRMTKFWGRLFLINFALGVVTGLFLEFQFGMNWAEYSRFAGDIFGTPLAIESLATFFLESTFIGIWVLGWNRVSKKVHLFSAWMLVLGANLSALWILLANGWMQHPVGQIVTGGRVQMADFGAFFTNPYGWLKFFHTMFAGFVVAAFFVTGISAYHLLKKHDTDFFLKSFQRAAIFGLISSFMVFLVGDEHAYEIAQTQPTKLAAMESVWYTQKPADYNLLVIPYPGQERNLIQTLPVPGMLSFLAYHNFDAQVKGMHDFPADERPPVIPVFISFRLMVGLGILFILLGLGSVYYARKPDFPERSWFLWIMLLALPLPYIACQLGWIVAEVGRQPWIVYGIFRTADGISRNVSASQVLTSLLGFGSIYLALTATDIYLLVKFARMGPDEDLSQIIDPEKLRGA, translated from the coding sequence ATGGACGCGCTCGAGCTTGGCCGGCTCCAGTTTGCTGTCACTACCATGTTCCACTTTATCTTTGTTCCTCTCATCCTGGGGCTTTCCGTCCTGGTCGCAACCATGGAAACCCGGTACGTGAGGACCGGCGAGCGGCTCTACCTGCGGATGACAAAATTCTGGGGCAGGCTGTTTCTGATCAATTTTGCCCTTGGGGTCGTCACTGGTCTTTTCCTGGAGTTTCAATTCGGCATGAACTGGGCGGAGTATTCCCGCTTTGCCGGGGATATTTTTGGCACCCCTCTCGCCATCGAGTCACTGGCGACATTTTTTCTGGAATCAACATTCATCGGCATCTGGGTCCTGGGGTGGAATCGCGTTTCCAAGAAAGTCCACCTGTTCTCAGCCTGGATGCTGGTTCTGGGCGCCAACCTCTCGGCGCTGTGGATCCTGTTGGCCAACGGCTGGATGCAACACCCGGTCGGGCAGATAGTTACTGGCGGACGCGTGCAAATGGCAGATTTTGGCGCCTTTTTCACAAATCCTTACGGCTGGTTGAAATTTTTCCATACCATGTTTGCCGGGTTCGTGGTAGCCGCTTTCTTTGTCACCGGCATATCCGCCTATCATCTGCTGAAAAAGCATGACACCGATTTTTTCCTGAAATCGTTCCAGAGAGCGGCAATCTTCGGCCTGATCAGCTCTTTTATGGTTTTCCTCGTCGGTGATGAGCACGCCTACGAGATTGCCCAGACGCAGCCTACCAAACTGGCGGCCATGGAATCGGTCTGGTACACGCAGAAGCCCGCCGATTACAACCTGCTGGTCATCCCCTACCCGGGCCAGGAAAGGAACCTTATCCAGACGCTACCCGTGCCCGGGATGCTGAGCTTCCTGGCGTATCATAATTTCGACGCACAGGTGAAGGGCATGCACGACTTCCCGGCCGATGAACGCCCGCCGGTGATTCCTGTGTTTATCAGTTTCCGGTTAATGGTGGGGCTGGGCATCCTATTCATACTGCTGGGTTTGGGATCGGTCTACTACGCCAGGAAACCAGACTTTCCCGAGCGCAGCTGGTTCCTCTGGATAATGCTGCTGGCCCTGCCATTGCCTTACATTGCCTGCCAGCTGGGTTGGATTGTGGCTGAAGTCGGCCGCCAGCCCTGGATCGTCTACGGCATTTTCCGCACCGCCGATGGCATTTCCAGGAACGTCTCCGCGTCGCAGGTTTTAACCTCGCTGCTGGGTTTTGGCTCTATCTATCTGGCACTGACTGCTACAGACATTTACCTTCTGGTAAAGTTTGCCAGGATGGGGCCGGACGAAGACCTGTCTCAGATTATCGATCCTGAAAAACTTCGGGGAGCCTAG
- the cydB gene encoding cytochrome d ubiquinol oxidase subunit II: MDLRILLFAFWSFLWAVYFMLDGFDFGVGALFTYLGRSDAERRVMINSIGPVWNGNEVWLVTAGAVTFAAFPAAYAIIFSSFYSLFGILIAALIFRGVVFDFRSRLQGSGWRKTWDVAFTLGSIMPAFLFGVVFGNLFRGLDLGASGFQGSFASFFNAYGLLTGIFFLVLFVHHGALWLGVKTNGGLEGKAVAAAGLAWYALAAIAAAFAIYTGYATRLYDNYVNHPAWFIVPATGIIALAAVKYFLLVKNHLAAFLSSSLAVVMLVFFGAVGLYPNLLPATISGTYSVTISNAAASDYALRIMAVMLIVFMPLVIGYQLWVFGVFRDRLREEEVTKDDEAY; encoded by the coding sequence ATGGACCTTCGGATCCTGTTGTTTGCCTTTTGGAGTTTTCTCTGGGCCGTTTATTTCATGCTGGACGGCTTTGATTTCGGCGTTGGCGCCCTTTTCACCTATCTGGGCAGGAGCGACGCTGAAAGGCGGGTGATGATCAACAGCATCGGACCGGTCTGGAACGGCAATGAGGTCTGGCTGGTCACTGCCGGCGCCGTGACATTCGCAGCTTTTCCCGCCGCCTACGCCATTATCTTCAGCAGTTTTTATTCCCTATTCGGAATCTTGATCGCCGCTCTGATTTTCCGGGGGGTGGTCTTTGACTTCAGGAGCAGGCTTCAGGGCAGCGGCTGGCGTAAGACCTGGGATGTTGCCTTTACGCTGGGAAGCATCATGCCCGCCTTTTTATTCGGCGTCGTATTCGGCAACCTGTTCAGGGGGCTGGATTTGGGCGCCAGCGGCTTCCAGGGATCATTTGCGTCTTTTTTCAATGCTTACGGATTGCTTACCGGTATATTCTTTCTGGTTCTGTTCGTGCATCACGGCGCCCTGTGGCTGGGGGTAAAGACGAACGGCGGGCTGGAGGGCAAAGCGGTGGCGGCTGCCGGGCTGGCTTGGTATGCGCTCGCGGCTATTGCAGCCGCATTTGCCATTTACACAGGCTATGCGACCAGGCTTTACGATAATTATGTCAACCACCCCGCATGGTTCATCGTGCCGGCGACGGGAATTATCGCTCTGGCAGCCGTCAAATACTTCCTGCTGGTAAAAAACCACCTGGCGGCTTTTTTATCATCCAGCCTCGCCGTTGTCATGCTCGTCTTTTTTGGGGCCGTTGGCTTGTATCCGAACCTCCTGCCTGCAACTATCAGCGGTACTTACAGCGTAACAATCTCCAATGCCGCTGCCAGTGATTACGCGCTACGGATCATGGCCGTCATGCTGATCGTTTTTATGCCCCTGGTCATTGGCTACCAACTCTGGGTTTTCGGTGTTTTCAGGGACCGTCTGCGGGAAGAAGAGGTTACGAAAGACGATGAGGCCTACTAG
- a CDS encoding NADH-quinone oxidoreductase subunit N, giving the protein MTGQDLVSVLPLVVLGAAAVLIMLAISFYRNHALTCLLTLAGLAGAAVSLPIASSAGVRRVTALLIVDGYALFYMGMILAAAFAVTIISYLYLERREGRQEELYILLLLATLGSAVLVSSSHFASLFLGLEILSASLFTLIAYPRGRLNIEAGVKYLILAAVSAAFLLFGMALVYADLGTLEFTRMTALARAGGSGGLLFPAGLGLLIIGLGFKLALVPFHMWTPDVYQGAPAPVTAFVATVSKVAVFGLMLRFFNQVGIRPHAHLFYVFEIIAIASMFAGSLLALLQDNVKRILAYSSIAHLGYLLVAFLASGSLAITAVTFYLVAYTVTTLGTFGVVALMSGSGREADALNDYRGLFWSRPWLAGVFAAMIFSLAGIPLTAGFIGKFYLLDAGVDSSLWLLVFSLVASSSIGLYYYLRIIVVMYMQPRQDSAKSGVAAASHLRVGSLVMAVLLLAVVLLGIYPAPLIELIQKTVTLN; this is encoded by the coding sequence ATGACGGGCCAGGACCTCGTCTCTGTCTTGCCCCTGGTGGTGCTGGGGGCGGCCGCGGTTTTGATCATGCTGGCAATATCCTTTTACCGCAACCATGCCCTCACCTGCCTGCTGACGCTGGCCGGACTGGCGGGGGCGGCCGTCTCGCTGCCCATCGCCTCATCGGCCGGGGTGCGCCGGGTAACCGCGCTCTTGATTGTCGACGGTTATGCGCTCTTTTACATGGGGATGATCCTGGCGGCAGCATTTGCCGTCACCATTATTTCATACCTGTACCTGGAGAGGCGGGAAGGCCGGCAGGAAGAACTGTACATACTGCTGCTGCTGGCCACCCTGGGCTCTGCGGTTCTGGTCAGCAGCAGCCATTTTGCCTCTTTGTTTCTGGGACTGGAGATACTCAGCGCCTCTCTCTTTACCTTGATCGCCTATCCCCGCGGCAGGCTCAACATTGAAGCCGGGGTCAAGTACCTCATCCTGGCGGCTGTCTCGGCCGCCTTCCTTCTTTTTGGCATGGCTCTGGTCTATGCGGACCTGGGGACTTTGGAATTTACCCGCATGACCGCACTGGCGCGGGCAGGCGGTAGCGGTGGCCTCCTGTTTCCGGCGGGACTCGGTCTGCTGATAATCGGCCTCGGATTCAAGCTGGCGCTGGTGCCGTTTCATATGTGGACGCCGGATGTGTATCAGGGAGCCCCGGCGCCGGTAACGGCTTTCGTGGCAACCGTTTCCAAAGTGGCGGTCTTTGGACTGATGCTGCGTTTCTTTAACCAGGTCGGCATCCGGCCACATGCTCACTTGTTTTATGTATTTGAGATAATCGCCATCGCTTCCATGTTTGCCGGAAGCCTGCTGGCGCTGCTGCAAGACAACGTTAAACGGATTCTCGCTTATTCTTCCATCGCTCACCTGGGATACCTGCTGGTGGCTTTTCTGGCCAGCGGTTCGCTGGCTATTACCGCCGTTACTTTTTACCTGGTGGCTTATACGGTGACGACCCTGGGGACATTCGGGGTGGTGGCGCTAATGTCGGGGAGCGGACGTGAAGCCGATGCCCTGAACGACTACAGGGGCCTCTTCTGGAGCCGTCCGTGGCTGGCTGGCGTTTTCGCGGCTATGATATTTTCCCTGGCCGGCATACCGCTGACAGCCGGTTTTATTGGCAAGTTCTACCTGCTGGATGCCGGGGTGGACTCCTCCCTGTGGCTGCTTGTTTTTTCCCTGGTGGCCAGCAGCAGCATCGGCCTTTACTACTACCTGCGCATCATTGTTGTCATGTACATGCAGCCGCGGCAGGATAGTGCAAAGTCCGGGGTTGCAGCCGCCTCCCACCTCCGGGTCGGCAGCCTGGTAATGGCAGTGCTGTTGCTCGCGGTTGTTTTGTTGGGGATTTATCCCGCCCCCTTGATTGAACTGATACAAAAGACAGTCACCCTGAACTGA
- the nuoI gene encoding NADH-quinone oxidoreductase subunit NuoI: MISLLKSMWQVFLHVFSRPVTVQYPEHKNYLPPRWRGRIVLSRDPEGGERCVACYLCAAACPVDCISLQASEDEHGRRYPAFFRINFSRCIFCGYCEEACPTCAIQLTPDFEMCEYERQNLVYEKEDLLISGPGKYPDYNFYRVAGVAIAGKDKGGAEQEDCPVDPLGLMP; this comes from the coding sequence ATGATCAGTCTGCTAAAAAGCATGTGGCAGGTCTTTTTACATGTGTTCAGCCGGCCTGTTACTGTTCAATATCCTGAGCACAAGAACTATCTGCCGCCCCGCTGGCGGGGGCGCATCGTCCTCTCCCGCGACCCGGAAGGCGGCGAGCGTTGCGTTGCCTGCTACCTCTGCGCCGCTGCATGCCCTGTTGACTGCATCTCGCTGCAGGCATCGGAAGACGAGCATGGGCGGCGTTATCCCGCCTTCTTTCGCATCAACTTTTCCCGCTGCATTTTCTGTGGCTATTGTGAAGAGGCCTGCCCCACCTGCGCCATACAGCTCACACCCGATTTTGAGATGTGCGAATATGAGCGGCAAAACCTGGTTTACGAGAAGGAAGACCTGCTGATCAGCGGTCCGGGGAAATACCCGGATTATAACTTCTACCGCGTAGCCGGCGTGGCGATCGCCGGCAAAGACAAGGGCGGGGCCGAACAGGAGGATTGCCCCGTCGATCCGCTAGGGCTGATGCCCTAA